The Natronoglycomyces albus genome has a segment encoding these proteins:
- a CDS encoding M50 family metallopeptidase, with translation MASVTSMRRSGFTILRLGGIPIILGYTWLLLAGLIVVIYAPVVDRLVPDLPTAALFAVSSLFALTLLLSVLLHELGHAVTARLCGIGVTSITLDGLGGFTETTREAPRPGISAGIALAGPAVSAALGLVGIAGMLALPSQTIVWTVAFQIAIANLLVTVYNLLPGLPLDGGRAFHALLWKVSGNKDGSYVIAGQAGRAIALATIGLGLYLFSSGWLSLLGLVILAIVGVELWFGASNAVTLGRMRSKLTRVRAADLYLPVVEVPLGTRLNHLPSEFGPQRPAIVIDNGRPVGVAHSHIVGSVPPERTGELGIEDLMRSLQHFPSLEVDLTGGDLIDAMRARPADEYLVCDGEELKGILLASAVVRRLR, from the coding sequence ATGGCTTCCGTAACTTCGATGCGCCGGAGTGGATTCACGATTCTCCGCCTTGGCGGCATCCCGATCATCCTCGGCTACACCTGGCTGCTCCTGGCCGGACTCATCGTGGTCATCTACGCGCCCGTGGTCGACCGACTCGTCCCCGACCTTCCCACTGCCGCCCTGTTCGCCGTCAGTTCCCTCTTCGCCCTCACTTTGCTGCTGTCAGTCCTTCTGCACGAGCTGGGCCACGCGGTGACAGCCCGCCTCTGCGGAATCGGCGTCACCTCCATCACCCTCGATGGGCTAGGAGGCTTCACCGAAACCACCCGCGAAGCCCCACGACCAGGCATTTCAGCTGGAATCGCGTTGGCTGGCCCCGCAGTGTCCGCCGCTTTGGGCCTAGTCGGCATCGCTGGCATGCTTGCCCTTCCCAGCCAAACCATCGTATGGACCGTGGCCTTCCAAATCGCCATCGCAAACCTGCTGGTCACCGTCTACAACCTGCTGCCAGGGCTGCCTTTGGACGGGGGCCGCGCCTTCCATGCCCTGCTATGGAAAGTCAGCGGCAACAAAGACGGTTCGTATGTCATCGCCGGACAAGCGGGCCGCGCGATCGCCCTAGCCACAATCGGCCTCGGGTTGTACCTCTTTTCCAGCGGTTGGCTATCGCTACTTGGGCTAGTCATCCTCGCCATCGTCGGCGTCGAACTATGGTTCGGAGCCTCCAACGCCGTCACACTCGGTCGGATGCGCAGCAAACTCACGCGCGTCCGTGCCGCCGATCTATATCTACCTGTGGTGGAGGTCCCCCTCGGAACTCGGCTGAACCACCTACCCAGCGAATTCGGGCCCCAGCGCCCCGCGATCGTCATCGACAACGGCAGACCAGTCGGAGTCGCCCACTCCCACATCGTCGGCTCAGTGCCCCCAGAACGCACCGGGGAACTGGGCATCGAGGACCTCATGCGTTCGCTACAGCACTTCCCGAGCCTTGAGGTCGATCTGACAGGCGGCGACCTCATCGACGCGATGCGTGCGCGACCAGCCGACGAGTACCTTGTCTGCGACGGCGAGGAGCTCAAGGGAATTCTGCTCGCCTCGGCCGTAGTACGACGCTTGCGCTAA
- a CDS encoding RecB family exonuclease, which yields MSVSRPRALSPSRASDFKQCPLLYRLRAIDKLPEPPSQAQVKGTLVHAVLDQLYEVDARRRTVEEALTMLEPQWSQLRQKHQEEYADLFASSTEESLWLKSARGLVESYFGMEDPSRLEPASRESFVGATLADGTRLRGVLDRADIAPAGQVRLVDYKTGKAPPQAYQDKALFQMKFYALVWWRTHEVVPTLLRLMYLQDQQVLDYSPTAEELEKFERTVQALWAAMQEAMDTGDFQPRTSKLCGWCAHQKLCPEFGGTPPAYPLPLPLAGT from the coding sequence ATGTCTGTTTCTCGTCCTCGTGCGCTGTCGCCTTCTCGCGCCAGCGACTTCAAACAGTGTCCGCTTCTTTATCGGTTGCGCGCGATCGACAAATTGCCAGAGCCGCCGTCGCAGGCGCAGGTGAAGGGGACGCTTGTGCATGCGGTGCTCGATCAGCTCTATGAGGTGGACGCGCGGCGGCGCACGGTCGAGGAGGCGTTGACGATGCTGGAGCCTCAGTGGTCGCAGCTGCGACAGAAGCATCAAGAGGAATATGCTGACTTGTTTGCGTCCTCGACTGAGGAGTCGCTGTGGTTGAAGTCGGCTCGCGGCTTGGTGGAGTCGTATTTCGGCATGGAGGACCCATCGCGGTTGGAGCCAGCGAGTAGGGAGTCGTTTGTGGGGGCGACGTTGGCTGACGGTACGCGGTTGCGCGGGGTCCTTGACCGGGCCGATATCGCCCCGGCCGGTCAGGTACGGCTGGTGGACTATAAGACGGGCAAGGCCCCTCCACAGGCGTATCAGGACAAGGCCCTTTTTCAAATGAAGTTTTACGCGCTTGTGTGGTGGCGCACGCACGAGGTTGTCCCGACACTGCTGCGGCTGATGTATTTGCAGGACCAGCAGGTGCTGGACTACTCCCCCACAGCTGAGGAGCTGGAGAAGTTCGAGCGTACGGTCCAGGCGTTGTGGGCAGCGATGCAAGAGGCGATGGATACTGGTGACTTTCAGCCGCGCACGTCAAAGTTGTGTGGGTGGTGTGCACACCAGAAGTTGTGCCCGGAGTTTGGCGGTACGCCGCCGGCGTATCCGCTACCGCTGCCATTGGCGGGCACCTAG